A portion of the Streptomyces erythrochromogenes genome contains these proteins:
- a CDS encoding serine/threonine dehydratase yields MERPQQLDYAAVRAAAARIDGGVRPVTVAPAADGVWYALEYLQHTGSFKARGARNFLAAHHDAGTLPAAGVTIASGGNAGLACAWAASALTVPATVFLPANAPRVKVERLRGYGADVRLVGDRYAEALAACQEFAAESGALSSHAYDHPLIAAGAGTLLDEIRGALPGLDTVVVAVGGGGLFAGVATAAREHGVHVVAAEPENCRSLNAALEAGRPVDVAVDSVAADSLGATRVSADALAAAQEKNVTSVLVPDEAITAARRAVWEEHRIVVEAGAATALAALREAPEPLGERVAVILCGANTDPRDLTEPVA; encoded by the coding sequence ATGGAACGTCCGCAGCAGCTCGACTACGCCGCCGTGCGCGCCGCCGCCGCGCGGATCGACGGCGGGGTACGGCCCGTCACGGTCGCGCCCGCGGCCGACGGCGTCTGGTACGCGCTGGAGTACCTCCAGCACACCGGCAGCTTCAAGGCGCGCGGCGCCCGCAACTTCCTCGCCGCCCACCACGACGCCGGCACCCTCCCGGCCGCCGGCGTCACCATCGCCTCCGGCGGCAACGCCGGCCTGGCCTGTGCCTGGGCGGCCAGCGCCCTGACCGTGCCCGCGACGGTCTTCCTGCCCGCCAACGCCCCGCGCGTGAAGGTGGAACGGCTGCGCGGCTACGGGGCCGACGTCCGGCTCGTCGGCGACCGGTACGCCGAAGCGCTCGCCGCCTGTCAGGAGTTCGCCGCCGAGAGCGGGGCGCTGAGCAGCCACGCGTACGACCATCCGCTCATCGCGGCCGGCGCCGGGACCCTGCTCGACGAGATCCGCGGCGCCCTGCCCGGGCTGGACACCGTGGTCGTCGCGGTGGGCGGCGGCGGACTGTTCGCGGGGGTGGCCACCGCCGCGCGCGAACACGGCGTACACGTCGTCGCGGCCGAACCGGAGAACTGCCGGTCCCTGAACGCGGCCCTGGAGGCGGGCCGGCCCGTCGACGTCGCCGTGGACTCCGTGGCGGCCGACTCCCTGGGAGCCACCCGCGTCTCGGCCGACGCGCTGGCGGCCGCGCAGGAGAAGAACGTGACGTCCGTCCTGGTCCCCGACGAGGCGATCACCGCGGCCCGGCGCGCCGTCTGGGAGGAGCACCGGATCGTGGTCGAGGCCGGCGCGGCCACCGCCCTGGCGGCCCTGCGCGAAGCTCCGGAGCCGCTGGGGGAGCGGGTCGCCGTCATCCTGTGCGGGGCCAACACGGACCCGCGGGACCTGACGGAACCGGTGGCCTGA
- a CDS encoding alpha-N-acetylglucosaminidase, whose amino-acid sequence MSNANPKPQPDPMPRRGRRLPATRPVALAALPAALLAVICAGVPARADVRADPRPAVRAGAPAQARRAATFDTAPARAALQRLLPRHARQFTLVPDPAAGPDTFTVSGTAGAITVRGSTGATLLTGVGWYLQHVAGADIGWPGESIGMLPARLPAVPSAVTRAAQVPHRYALNDTDDGYSGPYRTFEEHQRQIDLLALHGINEVFVQAGAEYPYYRALQGFGYSAEELRQWVPGPGHQSWWLLQNLSGFGGPVSERLMRERAELGGRIAEQLRGLGMTPVLPGYFGTVPPGFAARNAGAATVAQGDWAGFDRPDWLDPSSPVFAKLAAAYYAQQRAVFGDSAMYRMSPLHEGGQTGSVDVGAAAGAIQDALHAAHPGALWAVLGWQDDPTAELLAGVDTSKLLILDGLSDRYNRLDREQRWGGAPYAMGTIYNFGGHTTIGANTSVWLERFGPWRAKSNSALTGIAYLPEATGTNPAAFDLFTDLAWDPGPVDQRAWFAGFAARRYGRPDAEAAAAWEELRKGPYSTSSGLWSESQDSLFSARPSLSSTGAAYWSPKSMRYPAGSVRRALDHLLRVDPALRGSSAYRFDLVDTARQALANHSRVLLPKIKAAYEAEDLTRFRVLTAEWQDGMRLLDQVTGSDPNLLLGTWLSRARSWGADRAEQDRYEYDARSLLSVWGRRSTSEGGFLHDYANREWSGLISELYAPRWAAYFATLDEALVAKAAPREIDWHAFEEEWAGRTTRHPDRPNGDPYRLAVAVAAALPPAAATG is encoded by the coding sequence ATGAGCAACGCGAACCCGAAACCGCAGCCGGACCCGATGCCACGACGCGGACGCCGGCTGCCCGCCACCCGCCCGGTCGCCCTCGCCGCGCTCCCCGCGGCGCTGCTGGCCGTGATCTGCGCGGGGGTGCCCGCACGTGCCGACGTACGGGCGGACCCGCGGCCCGCGGTACGGGCCGGTGCGCCCGCGCAGGCGCGGCGGGCCGCGACCTTCGACACCGCCCCCGCCCGGGCCGCCCTGCAGCGGCTGCTCCCGCGGCACGCACGGCAGTTCACCCTGGTGCCCGACCCGGCCGCCGGACCCGACACCTTCACCGTGTCCGGGACCGCCGGGGCGATCACCGTGCGCGGCAGCACCGGAGCCACCCTGCTCACGGGCGTCGGCTGGTACCTCCAGCACGTCGCCGGGGCCGACATCGGCTGGCCCGGCGAGAGCATCGGCATGCTGCCCGCCCGGCTGCCGGCCGTACCGTCAGCGGTCACCCGCGCCGCACAGGTCCCGCACCGGTACGCCCTCAACGACACCGACGACGGGTACTCGGGCCCGTACCGCACCTTCGAAGAGCACCAGCGGCAGATCGACCTGCTCGCCCTGCACGGCATCAACGAGGTGTTCGTGCAGGCCGGGGCGGAGTACCCGTACTACCGGGCGCTCCAGGGGTTCGGGTACTCCGCCGAGGAGCTGCGCCAGTGGGTCCCCGGCCCCGGCCACCAGAGCTGGTGGCTGCTGCAGAACCTGAGCGGCTTCGGCGGCCCCGTCTCCGAGCGGCTGATGCGCGAACGCGCGGAGCTCGGCGGCCGGATCGCGGAGCAGTTGCGCGGGCTCGGCATGACGCCGGTGCTGCCCGGCTACTTCGGCACCGTGCCGCCCGGCTTCGCCGCCCGCAACGCCGGGGCGGCCACGGTCGCGCAGGGCGACTGGGCGGGCTTCGACCGCCCGGACTGGCTGGATCCCTCCTCGCCGGTCTTCGCGAAGCTGGCCGCCGCCTACTACGCGCAACAGCGCGCGGTGTTCGGGGACAGCGCGATGTACCGGATGAGCCCGCTGCACGAGGGCGGCCAGACCGGCTCCGTCGACGTCGGCGCGGCGGCGGGCGCCATCCAGGACGCCCTGCACGCAGCCCACCCCGGTGCGCTGTGGGCCGTACTGGGCTGGCAGGACGATCCGACCGCGGAGCTGCTGGCCGGGGTGGACACCTCGAAGCTGCTGATCCTGGACGGGCTGTCCGACCGCTACAACCGGCTGGACCGCGAGCAGCGCTGGGGCGGCGCCCCGTATGCGATGGGCACCATCTACAACTTCGGCGGACACACCACGATCGGCGCCAACACCTCGGTGTGGCTGGAGCGCTTCGGTCCCTGGCGCGCCAAGAGCAACAGCGCGCTGACGGGCATCGCCTACCTGCCGGAGGCCACCGGGACCAACCCGGCGGCCTTCGACCTCTTCACCGACCTCGCCTGGGATCCCGGGCCGGTCGACCAGCGCGCGTGGTTCGCCGGTTTCGCGGCCCGCCGCTACGGCCGGCCCGACGCCGAGGCCGCCGCCGCCTGGGAGGAGCTCCGCAAGGGCCCGTACAGCACCTCCTCGGGGCTGTGGTCGGAGTCGCAGGACAGCCTGTTCAGCGCCCGGCCGAGCCTGTCCTCGACGGGGGCGGCGTACTGGAGCCCCAAGTCGATGCGCTATCCCGCCGGTTCGGTGCGCCGGGCGCTGGACCACCTCCTGAGGGTGGATCCGGCGCTGCGCGGATCCAGCGCCTACCGCTTCGACCTCGTGGACACCGCCCGGCAGGCCCTCGCCAACCACTCGCGGGTACTGCTGCCGAAGATCAAGGCGGCCTACGAGGCCGAGGACCTGACCCGCTTCCGCGTGCTGACGGCCGAATGGCAGGATGGGATGCGGCTGTTGGACCAGGTGACCGGATCCGACCCGAACCTCCTCCTCGGGACGTGGCTCTCCCGGGCCCGCTCCTGGGGCGCCGACCGGGCCGAGCAGGACCGGTACGAGTACGACGCCCGCTCCCTGCTGAGCGTGTGGGGCCGGCGCAGCACCAGCGAGGGCGGGTTCCTGCACGACTACGCGAACCGCGAATGGAGCGGCCTGATCTCGGAATTGTACGCCCCGCGCTGGGCGGCCTACTTCGCGACGCTGGACGAGGCACTGGTCGCCAAGGCCGCACCGCGGGAGATCGACTGGCACGCCTTCGAGGAGGAGTGGGCCGGGCGGACCACCCGGCACCCGGACCGGCCGAACGGGGACCCGTACCGGCTGGCCGTCGCCGTCGCGGCGGCCCTCCCCCCGGCGGCGGCCACCGGCTGA
- a CDS encoding oxygenase MpaB family protein: MNANATKTAPARPRYDHAALDALSTQGDPLADETVAEMFRREEVGDLNTLMRFFTTAGDKLPEQLPNSARAYFEATAMPPSWVDWDVMEQARLFFMDNAAHINTGLSFAAMPATYAVPRLSRLLASTHSMAYPSRRMANTGQFVTYLMQTNSFAEGSKFIPAAQKVRLLHAAVRHHLRHGGHWDVEKDGVPICQEDMIGGQICFSLLVLDAMHRLGIHMSEDGAEAYFYAWRVVGAMLGCDMSTVPETLTEARDYCDLYLLRNLGPSPEGVRLNAQLMRMYEDVVPGTFFDPMVPATVRFLVGDTIGDWLEIPRTAWDTAAKAVPVFLGLLETIEDSSPYAEWALDKAGSLLSGFELASLTRGRVMHHAIPAELKGDYGVKAPRTGRWVPPAPVH, translated from the coding sequence GTGAACGCCAACGCAACCAAGACCGCCCCGGCGCGCCCCCGTTACGACCACGCCGCCCTCGACGCCCTGAGCACCCAGGGCGATCCGCTCGCCGACGAGACCGTCGCCGAGATGTTCCGCCGCGAGGAGGTCGGCGACCTCAACACCCTCATGCGGTTCTTCACCACCGCCGGCGACAAGCTCCCCGAGCAGCTCCCGAATTCCGCGCGCGCCTACTTCGAGGCGACCGCCATGCCCCCGAGCTGGGTGGACTGGGACGTGATGGAGCAGGCCAGGCTGTTCTTCATGGACAACGCGGCCCACATCAACACCGGCCTGTCCTTCGCGGCCATGCCCGCGACCTACGCCGTCCCCCGGCTCTCCCGGCTGCTGGCCTCGACGCACTCGATGGCGTACCCCTCGCGCCGGATGGCCAACACCGGGCAGTTCGTCACCTACCTCATGCAGACCAACTCCTTCGCGGAGGGCAGCAAGTTCATCCCCGCCGCACAGAAGGTGCGGCTGCTGCACGCGGCGGTCCGCCACCACCTGCGCCACGGCGGCCACTGGGACGTCGAGAAGGACGGGGTGCCCATCTGCCAGGAGGACATGATCGGGGGGCAGATCTGCTTCTCGCTGCTGGTCCTCGACGCCATGCACCGGCTCGGCATCCACATGAGCGAGGACGGCGCCGAGGCCTACTTCTACGCCTGGCGGGTCGTGGGCGCCATGCTCGGCTGCGACATGTCGACGGTGCCGGAGACCCTCACCGAGGCCCGCGACTACTGCGACCTCTACCTCCTGCGCAACCTCGGCCCGTCGCCCGAGGGGGTCCGCCTCAACGCCCAGCTGATGCGCATGTACGAGGACGTGGTCCCGGGCACCTTCTTCGACCCGATGGTCCCCGCCACCGTCCGGTTCCTCGTCGGCGACACCATCGGCGACTGGCTGGAGATCCCGCGCACCGCCTGGGACACGGCGGCCAAGGCGGTGCCGGTGTTCCTCGGGCTGCTGGAGACCATCGAGGACAGCAGCCCGTACGCGGAGTGGGCGCTCGACAAGGCCGGCTCGCTGCTCTCCGGCTTCGAGCTGGCCTCCCTGACCCGGGGCCGGGTCATGCACCACGCCATCCCCGCGGAGCTGAAGGGCGACTACGGGGTGAAGGCGCCGCGCACCGGGCGCTGGGTGCCGCCGGCGCCCGTGCACTGA
- a CDS encoding ricin-type beta-trefoil lectin domain protein — translation MPPRLRATLPCLTAAALFALALSPAPVAAEPRATSDTPLALTPPMGWNNWAHYMCDIDEAKVVANADALVSTGLAAKGYDTVTVDDCWMTKSRDAQGNLVVDTARFPHGMAWLGEYLHAKGLKFGIYQDAGSLTCEKYPGSGAPQGGGADHYARDARQFASWKVDYVKMDGCNLWVPEGRTKEQAYRDAYNAVAKALRESGRDMVLSASAPAYFQQGEWGGSDWHRVLGWVGETGQLWREGKDIKVYNPAAPATSRWSSVLGNYGYNRWLGRYAGPGNWNDPDFLLAGAPGLTAAESRSQVALWAMMAAPFILSSEVSKLTPAGLAALGNTRMIALDQDPMGRQGSVVSSNATFEILVRPLANGDRAVAVLNRSANTRDIRVPLDEIGLTECTADAQDLWSGARSEVSDALTGKLAGHDTAVWRLSPRGCAEAVPTGQIVGDGARCADGANTSGVGAVVMAACTGAPDQRWFLDDDARLRLAGECLSAGENGSVELADCAPRGSGQPGQSWSHRRDGALVEEVSGLCLTAPAAAATPDAPAERLRLTPCGDHRVDQAWSLPV, via the coding sequence GTGCCGCCTCGCCTGCGCGCAACGCTCCCCTGTCTGACCGCGGCCGCCCTGTTCGCCCTCGCGCTCTCCCCCGCCCCGGTGGCGGCGGAGCCCCGGGCGACCTCGGACACCCCGCTCGCGCTCACCCCTCCCATGGGCTGGAACAACTGGGCGCACTACATGTGCGACATCGACGAGGCCAAGGTGGTCGCCAACGCCGACGCGCTCGTCTCGACGGGGCTCGCGGCCAAGGGCTACGACACGGTGACCGTCGACGACTGCTGGATGACCAAGAGCCGCGACGCGCAGGGGAACCTGGTGGTCGACACCGCCAGGTTCCCGCACGGCATGGCCTGGCTCGGCGAGTACCTGCACGCCAAGGGCCTGAAGTTCGGCATCTACCAGGACGCCGGCTCCCTCACCTGCGAGAAGTACCCGGGGAGCGGGGCCCCCCAGGGCGGCGGGGCCGACCACTACGCCCGGGACGCACGGCAGTTCGCCTCCTGGAAGGTGGACTACGTCAAGATGGACGGCTGCAACCTGTGGGTGCCGGAGGGCCGCACGAAGGAGCAGGCCTACCGGGACGCCTACAACGCCGTCGCGAAAGCCCTGCGCGAGAGCGGCCGGGACATGGTCCTGTCCGCCTCCGCGCCCGCCTACTTCCAGCAGGGCGAGTGGGGCGGCTCCGACTGGCACCGGGTGCTCGGCTGGGTCGGCGAGACCGGCCAGCTGTGGCGCGAGGGCAAGGACATCAAGGTCTACAACCCGGCCGCGCCCGCCACCTCCCGGTGGAGTTCGGTCCTGGGCAATTACGGATACAACCGCTGGCTCGGCCGCTATGCCGGCCCCGGCAACTGGAACGACCCCGACTTCCTGCTCGCGGGCGCCCCCGGCCTCACGGCCGCCGAGAGCCGCAGCCAGGTCGCCCTCTGGGCCATGATGGCGGCCCCCTTCATCCTGTCCTCCGAGGTCTCGAAGCTGACCCCGGCGGGGCTCGCCGCCCTCGGCAACACCCGGATGATCGCGCTGGACCAGGACCCGATGGGCCGTCAGGGCTCCGTGGTCTCCTCCAACGCCACCTTCGAGATCCTGGTCCGTCCCCTCGCGAACGGCGACCGGGCGGTGGCCGTGCTCAACCGCTCGGCGAACACCCGTGACATCCGGGTCCCGCTCGACGAGATCGGCCTGACCGAGTGCACGGCCGACGCCCAGGACCTGTGGAGCGGTGCGCGCTCCGAGGTCTCCGACGCGCTGACCGGCAAGCTGGCCGGCCACGACACCGCCGTGTGGCGGCTCAGCCCGCGCGGCTGCGCCGAGGCCGTGCCGACCGGGCAGATCGTCGGTGACGGCGCCCGCTGCGCGGACGGGGCGAACACCAGCGGTGTCGGCGCGGTCGTGATGGCGGCCTGCACCGGAGCCCCCGACCAGCGGTGGTTCCTGGACGACGACGCCCGCCTGCGGCTCGCCGGCGAATGCCTGTCGGCGGGCGAGAACGGCTCCGTGGAGCTGGCCGACTGCGCGCCGCGGGGCAGCGGGCAGCCCGGCCAGAGCTGGTCCCACCGCCGGGACGGAGCCCTGGTCGAGGAGGTCAGCGGCCTGTGCCTGACCGCGCCCGCCGCGGCCGCCACGCCCGACGCCCCCGCCGAGCGGCTGCGGCTGACCCCCTGCGGCGACCACCGGGTCGACCAGGCCTGGTCCCTGCCGGTCTGA
- a CDS encoding universal stress protein, with protein MNEPTIEPLIVVGVDGSHHSKEAVRWAVEQARLVGGRVHAVMAWEWNRNPFAIGMAEAQFAEEEAETAEETARRKLADTVTAAVGASPGVPVFRRVEQGSPAQVLVDASKEADLTVVGTRGYGGFKGALLGSVSQQVVQYSAGTVVVVRESEDDGEA; from the coding sequence GTGAACGAGCCCACCATCGAGCCTCTGATCGTCGTCGGCGTGGACGGTTCCCACCATTCCAAGGAGGCCGTGCGCTGGGCCGTGGAGCAGGCCCGGCTGGTCGGCGGCCGGGTGCACGCGGTCATGGCCTGGGAGTGGAACCGCAATCCCTTCGCCATCGGCATGGCGGAGGCCCAGTTCGCCGAAGAGGAGGCGGAGACGGCCGAGGAGACGGCCCGCCGGAAACTGGCGGACACGGTCACCGCGGCCGTCGGCGCCTCCCCCGGCGTACCGGTCTTCCGCCGCGTCGAGCAGGGCTCGCCGGCGCAGGTCCTGGTCGACGCCTCGAAGGAGGCGGACCTGACGGTGGTCGGGACCCGCGGGTACGGCGGTTTCAAGGGCGCGTTGCTGGGATCGGTGAGCCAGCAGGTCGTGCAGTACTCCGCCGGCACGGTGGTGGTCGTCCGCGAGAGCGAGGACGACGGCGAGGCCTGA
- a CDS encoding TetR/AcrR family transcriptional regulator: protein MPRRSDALDRATREAIAVAALRILDEEGPQRLSFRTLADRLDVSHATVQRRCTDLAGLLDLCTEHLAAQLPEIPAGTDWAQATEQRFRALYLLLTAHPGLLVLRGGRPWLGRQLLARLVEPALADSVAAGMTVTEAITAYRRMYLLTLGSAAFVDHRDPAAVTSASRAALAALDPEEFPVLSGGLPDVLPALTDHEVYYGALRQLIEAVRPAT, encoded by the coding sequence ATGCCGAGGAGATCCGACGCCCTGGACCGTGCGACACGCGAGGCCATCGCCGTGGCCGCCCTGCGGATCCTCGACGAGGAGGGGCCGCAGCGCCTCAGCTTCCGCACCCTCGCCGACCGCCTCGACGTCTCCCACGCCACCGTCCAGCGCCGCTGCACGGACCTCGCCGGACTGCTCGACCTGTGCACCGAGCACCTGGCCGCCCAGCTCCCCGAGATCCCCGCCGGCACCGACTGGGCGCAGGCCACCGAGCAGCGGTTCCGCGCGCTGTACCTGCTGCTCACCGCCCACCCCGGACTGCTCGTGCTGCGCGGCGGCCGGCCCTGGCTCGGCCGGCAGCTGCTGGCCCGGCTGGTCGAGCCGGCCCTCGCCGACAGCGTCGCCGCCGGCATGACCGTCACCGAGGCGATCACCGCATACCGCCGCATGTACCTGCTCACCCTGGGCAGCGCGGCCTTCGTGGACCACCGGGATCCGGCCGCGGTCACCTCCGCCTCGCGCGCCGCCCTGGCCGCGCTCGATCCCGAGGAGTTCCCCGTGCTCTCCGGCGGACTGCCCGACGTACTGCCCGCCCTGACGGACCACGAGGTGTACTACGGCGCCCTGCGCCAGCTGATCGAGGCCGTCCGGCCCGCCACCTGA
- a CDS encoding polyprenyl synthetase family protein, which produces MHDHTGFKERIDEVLVRLADDEERALLGLHAELTPLSEQLRRSLAQGKRIRAAFLYWGWRAAGQPDCEGVIRAAAAMELVHAAACTHDDIIDDSRMRHGQLTAHAAFAANGQRSTALAMILGDLLMGYAGHVFTSCGLPGAYLARTVPLWSTLLRETMAGEFLEVLRTEARADREPLVAESLEVARFKTAKYTVERPLHLGATLGGGSGALLDAFSGYGLPLGEAFQLRDDLLGTFGDPARTGKSNLDDLRDAKPTALLALTVAAAGPDDRRLLAKLVGNPELCEEEASSVRELMERCGARQRVEDMIRERIGRAEAALDLAPMPAEARSALKGLAATAADRSL; this is translated from the coding sequence GTGCATGACCACACCGGCTTCAAGGAGCGCATCGACGAGGTGCTCGTCCGGCTGGCCGACGACGAGGAGCGGGCCCTGCTCGGGCTGCACGCCGAACTCACGCCGCTTTCGGAGCAGTTACGCCGTTCACTGGCGCAGGGCAAGCGCATCCGGGCCGCGTTCCTGTACTGGGGGTGGCGGGCGGCGGGCCAGCCGGACTGCGAAGGGGTGATCCGGGCCGCGGCCGCCATGGAGCTCGTCCACGCGGCCGCCTGCACCCACGACGACATCATCGACGACAGCCGGATGCGGCACGGGCAGCTCACCGCGCACGCCGCCTTCGCCGCCAACGGGCAGCGCTCCACCGCCCTCGCGATGATCCTCGGCGACCTGCTGATGGGGTACGCCGGGCACGTCTTCACCTCCTGCGGGCTGCCCGGCGCGTACCTGGCCCGGACCGTCCCCCTCTGGTCCACGCTGCTCCGCGAGACGATGGCGGGCGAGTTCCTGGAGGTGCTGCGCACCGAGGCGAGAGCGGACCGGGAACCGCTGGTGGCGGAGTCCCTGGAGGTCGCCCGCTTCAAGACGGCCAAGTACACGGTGGAGCGGCCCCTGCACCTCGGCGCCACCCTCGGCGGCGGCTCCGGCGCCCTGCTGGACGCCTTCTCGGGCTACGGCCTCCCGCTCGGCGAGGCCTTCCAGCTGCGCGACGACCTGCTGGGGACGTTCGGCGACCCGGCACGGACCGGCAAGTCGAACCTGGACGACCTGCGGGACGCCAAACCCACGGCCCTGCTCGCCCTGACCGTGGCGGCGGCCGGACCCGACGACCGCCGGCTGCTCGCGAAGCTGGTCGGCAACCCCGAGCTGTGCGAGGAAGAGGCCTCGTCGGTGCGCGAGCTGATGGAGCGGTGCGGGGCCAGACAGCGGGTGGAGGACATGATCCGCGAGCGCATCGGCCGGGCCGAGGCCGCGCTGGACCTCGCCCCGATGCCTGCGGAGGCCCGGTCCGCGCTGAAGGGGCTGGCCGCGACCGCCGCCGACCGCTCCCTGTAG